In Mucilaginibacter celer, one DNA window encodes the following:
- a CDS encoding CRTAC1 family protein, whose translation MKNKIFIAAGCFLGLSPMISCQDSSHQEMVDILQKLNKQSFTISHPFKEERKLAYCDSLLKLGKDGQRPYIYTEQASLLLKAGREQQAVNTYQKLIGQFDPMSLDQMMPDIGIAYMRLGERTNCMLNHTGSSCIFPIKDDGVHKIRTGSKTAIDIYQEVLKMHPEDLESRWLLNIAYMTLGDYPQKVPTQFLIPNLNRDSAVYTKPFIDIAPSLGLNINGRAGGVITDDFNNDGYLDIVTSGWDLSDPMHYFENNKDGTFTDCTEHSGLTGITGGLNIQQTDYNNDGLPDIFVLRGAWLTKGFGNQPSSLLKNNGDGTFTDVTIPAGLLFFHPTQAAVWADFNNDGWLDVFIGTESITSAPNGNLSSCMLFINNCNGSFTNIAAKAHCDITAFVKGVTAADYDNDGKQDVFISTMDGRKHLLHNISKPDGQVDFEDVTIKAGIDNNERSFTTWFFDYDNDGWQDIEVSDYQFEHALSYYSAAEALGKPVPNAGNIILYHNNHNGTFTDVTKQAGLDKVVYSMGGNFGDMDNDGYLDMYFGTGNPDFKSLVPNKFFKNAGGKRFIDITSSSRTGNLQKGHGVAFADFRNCGYQDVFAQMGGAYIGDSYASSLYLNPGNDNNWISLKLEGVKANRAAIGSLIKLTFTENGAKRSVYKTVNSGGSFGSSPLRQEIGIGKAQKIDDIEIKWAGSGTIQHFKNILPGRFLSVTEGVDSYKVIQLKKLTFINKQGLMCMPMTASNNQ comes from the coding sequence ATGAAAAATAAAATTTTTATTGCTGCAGGTTGTTTTTTGGGTTTATCGCCGATGATATCCTGCCAGGATTCATCTCACCAGGAGATGGTTGACATTTTGCAGAAACTTAATAAACAAAGTTTTACCATTTCGCACCCGTTTAAAGAAGAACGGAAGCTTGCCTATTGCGACTCATTACTAAAGCTCGGAAAAGACGGTCAAAGGCCATATATATACACAGAACAAGCATCCTTGTTGCTGAAAGCAGGACGCGAACAGCAAGCGGTAAATACCTACCAAAAACTGATAGGGCAGTTTGATCCGATGTCGCTCGATCAGATGATGCCTGATATCGGTATCGCTTATATGCGCCTTGGCGAGCGTACCAACTGCATGCTTAACCATACGGGCTCATCGTGCATTTTTCCTATTAAGGATGATGGTGTGCACAAGATCAGAACAGGCTCAAAAACCGCTATTGATATTTACCAGGAAGTACTGAAAATGCACCCTGAAGATCTGGAATCGAGGTGGTTGCTCAATATTGCTTACATGACTTTGGGCGATTATCCCCAAAAAGTTCCCACACAATTCCTCATCCCTAATTTAAACAGGGATAGTGCCGTTTATACAAAACCGTTTATTGATATAGCACCCAGCCTGGGCCTCAACATTAACGGCAGGGCGGGCGGCGTTATCACCGATGATTTTAATAACGACGGTTATCTGGATATCGTAACATCGGGCTGGGATTTGAGCGACCCCATGCACTACTTTGAAAACAACAAAGACGGCACTTTTACCGATTGTACCGAACATAGCGGGTTGACAGGCATAACCGGCGGCCTTAACATACAGCAAACAGATTATAACAATGACGGCCTGCCTGATATTTTTGTATTGCGCGGTGCCTGGCTAACCAAGGGTTTTGGCAACCAGCCAAGCTCATTACTGAAAAACAATGGCGACGGCACTTTTACCGATGTTACCATCCCTGCAGGGTTATTGTTTTTTCACCCCACACAGGCGGCCGTGTGGGCCGATTTTAATAATGATGGATGGCTGGATGTTTTTATTGGCACAGAAAGTATCACCAGCGCTCCTAACGGTAATTTATCAAGCTGTATGTTGTTTATTAACAACTGCAATGGCTCGTTCACCAACATTGCCGCTAAAGCGCATTGCGATATCACAGCTTTTGTAAAAGGTGTTACCGCCGCTGATTATGATAATGACGGCAAACAGGATGTATTTATTTCGACGATGGATGGCCGCAAGCATTTGTTGCATAATATAAGCAAGCCAGACGGGCAGGTTGATTTTGAAGATGTTACCATAAAAGCAGGCATCGATAATAACGAACGTAGCTTTACTACCTGGTTTTTTGATTATGATAACGATGGATGGCAGGATATTGAAGTGAGCGATTACCAGTTTGAGCATGCCTTAAGCTACTACAGTGCAGCGGAAGCGTTAGGTAAACCGGTTCCAAATGCAGGTAATATTATTTTATACCACAACAATCACAACGGTACATTTACCGATGTTACCAAACAAGCCGGGCTGGACAAGGTGGTGTACAGTATGGGCGGTAATTTTGGCGATATGGATAATGACGGCTACCTGGATATGTACTTTGGTACCGGTAATCCGGATTTTAAATCGTTGGTGCCTAATAAGTTTTTTAAAAATGCCGGCGGTAAGCGGTTTATTGATATTACTTCATCATCGCGCACAGGTAACCTGCAGAAAGGGCACGGCGTGGCTTTTGCCGATTTTAGAAACTGTGGTTACCAGGATGTTTTTGCCCAAATGGGCGGTGCTTATATAGGCGATTCATACGCGAGTTCGTTATATTTGAATCCGGGGAATGATAATAACTGGATAAGCCTTAAGCTTGAGGGTGTTAAAGCCAACAGAGCGGCGATAGGCAGCCTAATAAAACTCACTTTTACCGAAAATGGCGCAAAAAGGAGTGTTTATAAAACGGTAAATTCGGGCGGTAGTTTTGGTTCATCGCCTTTAAGGCAGGAAATAGGGATAGGCAAAGCGCAAAAGATAGATGATATTGAAATAAAATGGGCCGGCAGCGGTACAATTCAACATTTTAAAAATATTTTGCCCGGCCGGTTTTTATCTGTTACCGAAGGTGTTGACAGTTATAAGGTTATACAATTAAAAAAGCTTACATTTATAAACAAGCAAGGGCTGATGTGTATGCCGATGACTGCCAGTAATAACCAATAA
- a CDS encoding carboxymuconolactone decarboxylase family protein translates to MAHIKLNNEELPGIVGLLNYRPETARPLLDLAETLLRGPSTLTSGEREIIAASVSYWNQCHFCHTSHAAAAVAHLKSGINLIDDIKAGLPNTPVSDKLRTLLHIAHQVQRNGKNVTDDDIAAAREEGATDAEIHDTVLIAAAFCMFNRYVDGLGTWAPEPNEAYLEMGERMAHVGYGKY, encoded by the coding sequence ATGGCACACATTAAATTAAATAACGAAGAACTACCGGGCATTGTTGGCCTGCTAAATTACCGGCCGGAAACCGCCCGCCCGCTGCTTGACCTTGCCGAAACTTTACTTCGCGGCCCATCAACCTTAACCAGCGGCGAAAGGGAAATTATAGCAGCTTCGGTATCCTACTGGAACCAATGCCACTTTTGCCATACCTCGCACGCCGCCGCCGCCGTGGCGCACCTGAAAAGCGGTATCAATCTTATCGATGATATCAAAGCGGGTTTGCCGAATACACCTGTATCTGATAAGCTAAGAACGCTATTGCATATAGCCCACCAGGTGCAGCGCAATGGCAAAAATGTAACCGACGATGATATCGCAGCAGCCCGCGAAGAAGGGGCAACCGATGCGGAGATTCACGATACGGTTTTGATAGCTGCTGCATTTTGCATGTTTAACCGCTATGTGGACGGCCTTGGCACCTGGGCACCCGAACCGAATGAAGCCTATTTGGAAATGGGCGAGCGGATGGCACATGTTGGGTACGGGAAATATTAA
- a CDS encoding carboxymuconolactone decarboxylase family protein — MAHIELNNDLPGIRGLMAYRPETEKPLNALAEVLLRGDNSLSRGERELIATYVSYLNDCFFCQNVHGALAGHYLDCNIDQIDAIKADMQHADLSPKMKTLLAIAASVQKSGRHVTPEQIEAARAEGATDTELHDTVLIAASFCMFNRYVDGLGTWSPQNRQFYVDRAPQRALDGYQSSVFK, encoded by the coding sequence ATGGCACACATCGAACTGAATAATGATTTACCCGGCATCAGGGGCCTGATGGCTTACCGCCCCGAAACTGAGAAGCCTTTGAATGCCCTTGCCGAGGTTTTATTAAGGGGCGATAATTCCCTGAGCCGGGGTGAGCGCGAACTGATAGCAACCTATGTATCCTATCTTAATGATTGTTTCTTCTGCCAGAATGTTCACGGCGCATTGGCCGGTCATTATCTTGATTGCAACATCGATCAGATAGATGCCATCAAAGCTGATATGCAGCATGCCGATCTATCCCCCAAAATGAAAACCCTGCTGGCTATTGCCGCCAGTGTGCAAAAAAGCGGCAGGCACGTAACGCCCGAACAAATTGAAGCAGCCAGGGCCGAAGGCGCAACCGATACCGAACTGCACGATACCGTGCTGATAGCAGCCTCATTTTGCATGTTTAACCGCTATGTGGATGGGCTGGGTACCTGGTCACCGCAAAACAGGCAGTTTTATGTTGACAGGGCGCCGCAGAGGGCTCTCGACGGGTATCAATCAAGCGTATTTAAATAA
- a CDS encoding MFS transporter, protein MSTITLSEEVTAKQADISVSYRVILFLICFISTALGGTVSTLMSVYLPVVVRDLQRNLPAGEVSTISGYINAVFIFGWALGGFTWGVISDKMGRKLALLMAISCYGIFTILTGQMPTWWGVVGCRFMSGFGVGGVLVTSITLVSEVWPAKSKAVVIGILSIAFPVGIFSAGVINYVVSSWREGFMVGVIPLALALLGAWLLTESQSWLDYRADTANRSKPYNKLFSPVHRRELIVGALMFGTMLIGLWAIFSWLPTWVQSLITTRDADKERGLSMMCLGMGGLTGGFFSGWLVNLLKPRRSMILCFAVCTGLSFILFKTNSTFSPAVYAEIAVLALFFGASQGVLSAYIPQLFSTGIRATATGFCFNIGRIFTATAVLFVGVLVSTLGGYSNALFIFSLIFMVGLLVVLFVREKPASTNQPN, encoded by the coding sequence ATGAGCACAATAACATTAAGCGAAGAGGTTACAGCAAAACAAGCAGACATCAGCGTATCCTATCGCGTGATATTATTCCTGATCTGCTTTATCAGCACCGCCCTGGGCGGTACGGTATCAACCCTTATGTCGGTTTATTTGCCGGTAGTAGTACGCGATTTGCAGCGCAATTTGCCCGCCGGCGAAGTGAGCACCATCAGCGGTTATATCAATGCCGTTTTCATTTTTGGCTGGGCCCTGGGCGGGTTTACCTGGGGTGTTATCAGCGATAAAATGGGCCGCAAGTTAGCCTTGCTGATGGCTATTAGCTGTTACGGCATTTTCACTATTCTCACCGGGCAAATGCCTACCTGGTGGGGTGTGGTAGGTTGCCGTTTTATGAGCGGTTTTGGCGTTGGCGGCGTACTGGTTACCAGTATTACATTGGTAAGCGAGGTTTGGCCTGCTAAAAGCAAGGCGGTGGTTATCGGCATTTTGTCGATAGCTTTCCCGGTAGGCATCTTTTCGGCAGGTGTTATCAATTATGTGGTTTCGTCCTGGCGTGAAGGATTTATGGTTGGCGTTATACCACTGGCGCTGGCTTTGCTGGGTGCCTGGCTGCTCACCGAATCGCAAAGCTGGCTCGATTACCGGGCCGATACAGCTAATAGAAGCAAGCCCTACAATAAACTTTTTTCGCCCGTTCACCGGCGCGAACTGATAGTGGGTGCATTAATGTTTGGCACTATGCTTATCGGTCTCTGGGCAATTTTTTCATGGCTGCCCACCTGGGTGCAAAGCCTTATTACCACCCGCGACGCCGACAAAGAACGCGGCCTGAGCATGATGTGCCTGGGAATGGGAGGCCTTACCGGCGGCTTTTTTTCGGGCTGGCTGGTAAACCTGCTCAAGCCGCGCCGATCAATGATATTGTGCTTTGCCGTTTGTACCGGCTTGTCGTTCATCCTGTTTAAAACCAACAGCACCTTCAGCCCGGCTGTATATGCCGAGATAGCTGTATTAGCCTTGTTTTTTGGGGCCAGCCAGGGCGTGTTATCGGCTTACATCCCGCAGTTGTTTTCAACCGGCATCAGGGCTACGGCTACCGGCTTTTGCTTTAACATCGGTCGCATTTTTACCGCTACCGCAGTACTGTTTGTGGGTGTGCTGGTATCAACGCTTGGCGGCTACAGCAATGCCCTGTTTATTTTCTCTTTAATATTTATGGTAGGACTGTTGGTAGTACTTTTTGTGCGCGAAAAACCGGCCTCAACCAATCAACCTAATTAA
- a CDS encoding TonB-dependent receptor — MKKLLFILLLFVSTSLFAQDADVKGTILNNATSAPVEGASVSVKGKLAGTTTDSKGNFSLNVNKIKLPLTLVISAVGFEPIETSVNSTDAKVGVKLVQKAIVLNEVVTAATRINQSILKSPVSIEKLSLKAIRENPSFTFYDGLQNIKGMEAVTSSLTYKQVNTRGFNSTGNSRFLQLVDGVDNQTPGLNFSVGNLFGASDIDIESAEVIPGAASALYGPVAFNGLLSLKTKDPFKYQGLTVQIKSGLNHFGESAVKPQGLYDFAARFAKSFNDKFAFKINASYLTGRDWYATNYTDISASTPVAQRGPNNPGRDALNIYGDEVSRTLPGIGLVSRTGYEEKDLMNYNVYSLKLNGALQYRINNNLEAIYQYNYGRGTASYTGSSRFDLNNFVLQTHRVELRGSNFFVRGYSVAENSHDSYNTRSLAQFINRDWVKDLNGTTVTPDKADDTWFTRYAAAYNGTVNGVTAHDNNVARAFADQGRFLPGTDAFNKAKDASIHNYGLAGAGVFSASKFYHADGQYDFSSAIKLFDLLVGGSFRDYRMFTNGSLFDDKTNKVTIQEYGSFIQAGKKLFDDNLNLVASLRYDKNENFKGSFTPRFSAVYTVDKTHNFRASYQTGFRNPTPVDQFIHLNVGPITILGGAPNNSKGMNVYENSFTASSVSAFGAAFGKAMQQGTPFPQAVEQNKGLLKKSNVAYIKPEQQKAFEVGYKGLAADKLLIDVNYYHSSYTNFILNTVVIQPQNTILGSDGNVTTAAASDIPNGKVHAFQLYTNAPDEVSSQGASAGLTYLFDGGYALGGNATLSVFSLKNANPNNVAAFNTPKWSTNATLGNSNIGNNFGFNVAWHYQTAFDWYGTFNGTLPGRVDSYSLFDAQVSKKLPAFKSTIKLGGSNIFNKHIYQSYGSPAIGAIYYVSIVFDDLLK, encoded by the coding sequence ATGAAAAAACTTTTATTTATCCTGCTCTTATTTGTATCGACGTCGCTGTTTGCGCAGGACGCTGATGTAAAAGGCACTATTCTTAACAACGCCACGAGCGCGCCGGTAGAGGGTGCCAGCGTTAGCGTTAAAGGCAAGCTTGCCGGTACTACTACCGATTCGAAAGGTAATTTTAGCCTTAACGTTAACAAAATTAAATTGCCGCTCACCCTGGTTATTTCGGCCGTAGGTTTTGAACCGATAGAAACCAGTGTTAACAGTACCGATGCCAAAGTAGGTGTAAAACTGGTACAAAAAGCCATTGTGCTTAACGAGGTAGTTACCGCGGCTACGCGTATTAACCAAAGCATCCTGAAATCGCCGGTAAGTATCGAAAAATTGAGTCTGAAGGCCATCAGGGAAAACCCCTCGTTCACTTTTTACGATGGTTTGCAGAATATAAAAGGCATGGAAGCCGTTACCAGCAGCTTAACCTACAAACAGGTTAATACACGCGGTTTCAACAGCACCGGCAACAGCCGGTTTTTGCAATTAGTTGATGGTGTGGATAACCAAACACCTGGCCTCAACTTTTCGGTGGGTAACTTATTCGGCGCATCCGATATTGATATTGAAAGCGCCGAGGTTATCCCGGGAGCAGCCTCGGCATTGTATGGCCCGGTGGCTTTTAACGGTTTGTTATCATTAAAAACCAAAGATCCTTTTAAATACCAGGGCTTAACTGTACAGATAAAAAGCGGCCTGAACCATTTTGGCGAATCGGCTGTGAAACCGCAGGGCCTGTATGATTTTGCGGCCCGTTTTGCCAAATCATTTAATGATAAGTTTGCTTTTAAAATCAATGCTTCTTACTTAACCGGCCGCGACTGGTATGCTACCAACTACACCGATATCAGTGCTTCAACACCGGTTGCCCAACGCGGACCAAATAATCCCGGTCGCGATGCCTTGAATATTTATGGCGATGAAGTATCACGCACCCTGCCCGGAATTGGCCTGGTATCCAGAACAGGTTATGAAGAGAAAGACCTGATGAACTATAACGTTTACAGCTTAAAACTGAACGGCGCTTTACAATACCGCATCAACAATAACCTTGAAGCCATTTACCAGTACAATTATGGCCGTGGTACCGCCAGCTATACCGGCAGTAGCCGTTTCGACCTCAATAATTTTGTACTGCAAACACACCGGGTTGAATTAAGGGGCAGTAATTTTTTTGTAAGAGGATATTCTGTTGCCGAAAACTCGCACGATTCATATAACACCCGCTCGCTGGCCCAGTTTATTAACCGCGATTGGGTGAAAGATTTAAACGGTACTACTGTAACTCCTGATAAAGCCGATGATACCTGGTTTACCCGCTACGCCGCGGCCTACAATGGTACGGTTAACGGCGTAACAGCTCATGACAATAACGTAGCCCGGGCTTTTGCTGATCAGGGCCGTTTTTTACCCGGTACGGATGCTTTTAATAAAGCTAAGGATGCATCTATACACAACTATGGCTTAGCCGGTGCTGGCGTATTCAGTGCCAGTAAGTTTTATCATGCCGATGGCCAGTACGATTTTAGCAGCGCCATTAAGCTGTTCGATCTGTTGGTTGGCGGCAGCTTCCGCGATTACCGCATGTTTACCAACGGCAGTTTGTTTGATGATAAAACCAATAAAGTTACCATACAGGAATACGGCTCATTTATCCAGGCCGGTAAAAAACTGTTTGATGATAACCTGAACCTGGTAGCATCGTTACGTTATGATAAAAACGAAAACTTTAAAGGCAGCTTTACGCCACGTTTTTCGGCAGTGTATACGGTTGATAAAACCCACAATTTCAGGGCATCATACCAAACAGGTTTCCGTAACCCAACCCCGGTTGATCAGTTTATCCACCTTAACGTAGGCCCAATTACCATTTTGGGTGGCGCACCTAATAACAGCAAGGGCATGAATGTGTACGAAAACTCGTTCACCGCATCATCTGTAAGTGCCTTTGGTGCCGCATTTGGCAAAGCAATGCAACAGGGTACGCCGTTTCCGCAGGCTGTTGAGCAAAATAAAGGTTTGCTGAAAAAATCAAACGTAGCCTATATCAAACCCGAGCAGCAAAAAGCATTTGAGGTTGGTTACAAAGGTCTTGCTGCCGATAAATTATTGATTGATGTAAACTACTATCACAGCAGCTATACCAACTTTATTTTGAACACGGTAGTTATCCAGCCGCAAAATACCATTTTGGGTAGCGATGGCAACGTAACCACAGCGGCAGCAAGCGATATCCCGAACGGCAAAGTACATGCCTTCCAGTTGTACACCAACGCGCCCGATGAAGTGTCATCGCAAGGTGCAAGTGCTGGTTTAACCTATTTATTTGATGGCGGGTACGCATTAGGAGGTAATGCCACCCTCTCTGTATTCAGCCTCAAAAATGCCAATCCTAACAACGTAGCTGCATTCAATACGCCAAAATGGAGCACCAACGCTACTTTGGGCAACAGTAATATCGGCAACAATTTTGGCTTTAACGTGGCCTGGCATTACCAAACCGCTTTTGATTGGTATGGCACCTTTAACGGCACGCTGCCGGGCCGGGTAGATTCTTATTCACTGTTTGATGCCCAGGTAAGTAAAAAACTACCTGCCTTTAAATCAACCATCAAACTGGGCGGCAGCAATATTTTCAACAAGCATATCTATCAATCGTACGGTTCGCCGGCAATTGGCGCTATTTACTATGTATCCATTGTATTTGATGATCTTTTAAAATAA
- a CDS encoding carboxymuconolactone decarboxylase family protein gives MPHIPLESHLPGITGLLEYNKVTAQPIRDLTQILLRGPSTLSEFDRELIATIVSHGNQCKFCTTAHTAAADLLAGEAETSQKIKEDIETAPVSEKMKALLTIAKLTGQSGRNVTPTHIERAKAAGATDIEIHDTVLIAALFSLYNRYVDGMGTALPDNPAYYNVLAERLVNHGYTRLPQGYDHLKK, from the coding sequence ATGCCTCATATCCCACTTGAGTCTCACCTGCCGGGTATTACCGGCTTGCTGGAGTATAACAAAGTTACGGCCCAGCCTATCCGCGATTTAACACAGATCCTGCTGCGCGGGCCTTCAACGCTTTCCGAATTTGACCGGGAGCTAATTGCCACTATCGTTTCTCACGGTAACCAATGCAAATTTTGCACCACCGCCCACACCGCCGCTGCCGACCTGCTGGCCGGCGAAGCCGAAACATCGCAAAAAATTAAAGAAGACATTGAAACTGCGCCCGTATCCGAAAAAATGAAAGCCCTGCTTACCATTGCCAAACTAACCGGGCAAAGCGGCCGCAATGTTACCCCAACGCATATTGAAAGAGCCAAAGCCGCCGGAGCTACCGATATTGAAATTCATGATACCGTTTTAATTGCCGCCCTGTTTTCGCTTTATAACCGCTATGTAGATGGTATGGGCACCGCTCTGCCCGATAATCCCGCTTATTACAATGTATTGGCCGAAAGGCTTGTTAACCACGGTTACACCCGTTTGCCGCAAGGCTATGATCACCTTAAAAAGTAA
- a CDS encoding XAC2610-related protein: MQLIKFFKYGWMMSIACACAHRHDEQSSQQQPKQEQPAQERPKPKTVSGPVIRDEDEKEFKVQSQPFDINGMHLQYQYSVKYVVSRDDPHEKVWIMDKKLIDLKRHAVVFNLWIENEDIRPVVNLADINNKKYSPANFDDVNFDGYKDLREACKPCSGPRDNIEFVYLFNRRTKRFKLWRLLWGVNLELDAKNKTVQSYTSGLNNGEFGFQEVKFGVGGVQLYRKQVTSEFLDKKNDAFKVIYEKYSGEKLLVHKKRIIKAEESYEPRDVIDEMTK, encoded by the coding sequence ATGCAGCTTATTAAGTTTTTTAAATACGGATGGATGATGAGCATTGCCTGCGCGTGTGCCCACAGGCATGATGAACAATCAAGTCAACAGCAACCGAAACAAGAACAACCTGCACAAGAGCGACCGAAACCCAAAACAGTAAGTGGGCCGGTTATACGCGATGAAGATGAAAAGGAGTTTAAGGTGCAAAGCCAGCCCTTTGATATTAACGGGATGCATTTGCAGTATCAATATTCAGTTAAATATGTGGTTAGCCGTGATGATCCCCATGAAAAGGTGTGGATTATGGATAAAAAACTGATTGATTTGAAGCGGCATGCAGTTGTCTTTAATTTATGGATAGAGAATGAAGATATAAGGCCCGTTGTAAACCTGGCTGATATCAATAACAAAAAATATAGCCCGGCGAATTTTGATGATGTGAACTTTGATGGGTATAAAGACCTCCGCGAAGCGTGCAAGCCCTGTAGCGGACCAAGGGATAATATCGAATTTGTTTACCTTTTTAATCGTCGTACAAAAAGATTTAAATTGTGGAGATTGCTTTGGGGAGTAAACCTTGAACTCGACGCCAAAAACAAAACAGTACAATCATACACAAGCGGATTGAACAATGGCGAATTCGGTTTTCAGGAAGTTAAGTTTGGGGTTGGAGGAGTGCAGCTTTACAGAAAGCAGGTAACAAGTGAGTTTTTAGATAAAAAGAACGATGCATTTAAAGTGATTTACGAGAAATATAGTGGCGAAAAACTATTGGTGCATAAGAAACGCATTATAAAGGCCGAAGAAAGTTATGAGCCCAGGGATGTGATAGATGAAATGACAAAATGA
- a CDS encoding DUF1801 domain-containing protein — MTPEEYIASQPVERSALLNELHQIIITNDSTVSFSVGTMMRSEMVLYCQTGAFKYALASGKQYMSLHVFPMYCRPEIHDRYKFLLHDATFQKSCINFSKREQIPLDIISQLIKDCADIDVKAIMEAYKSSKK; from the coding sequence ATGACACCCGAAGAATACATCGCCAGCCAGCCCGTAGAAAGATCAGCCCTGCTAAATGAACTACACCAGATCATCATAACCAACGACTCAACCGTTTCTTTTTCCGTTGGCACTATGATGCGCAGCGAGATGGTCCTTTACTGCCAAACAGGCGCTTTTAAATACGCGCTGGCCAGCGGGAAGCAATACATGTCGTTACATGTATTCCCGATGTATTGCCGCCCCGAAATTCATGATCGGTATAAATTCTTACTTCATGACGCTACCTTTCAAAAAAGTTGCATCAATTTCAGTAAGCGGGAACAAATACCGCTTGATATTATTTCCCAGCTGATTAAAGATTGTGCAGATATTGATGTAAAGGCAATTATGGAAGCCTATAAAAGCTCGAAGAAATAG